Proteins found in one Serinicoccus marinus DSM 15273 genomic segment:
- a CDS encoding YqjF family protein, with amino-acid sequence MTKGKAGELAPHAPALTGRAALAQRWSRAVFVHWRVDPERVRPLMPEGVEPDVLDGSAWVALVPFTLSEFRFLPFAPIPYLGTFHEINVRTYGIDAQGRRGVVFQTLEAEHALPVLAAHVLFGLPYRWSQIGMHEDPTARVREFRSRRRGVARRSSSPRTRIRVAIGDQLVDTALSRFLTARWGFHERHVGRTIWTANEHPPWPLAQAELLDLDDDLLAGAGFPDLAARPPDSVLAMPFDHPGFITRFGGARRI; translated from the coding sequence ATGACAAAGGGCAAGGCCGGGGAGCTTGCGCCGCACGCGCCGGCGCTCACCGGTCGCGCCGCGCTCGCCCAGCGCTGGAGCCGCGCGGTCTTCGTGCACTGGCGGGTGGACCCCGAGCGCGTCCGCCCGCTCATGCCCGAGGGCGTCGAGCCGGACGTCCTCGACGGGTCGGCGTGGGTCGCCCTGGTGCCCTTCACGCTCTCGGAGTTCCGCTTCCTGCCGTTCGCGCCCATCCCCTACCTCGGCACCTTCCACGAGATCAACGTCCGCACCTACGGCATCGACGCTCAGGGCCGTCGCGGCGTCGTTTTCCAGACCCTGGAGGCCGAGCACGCGCTCCCCGTGCTCGCCGCGCACGTCCTCTTCGGGCTGCCCTACCGCTGGTCCCAGATCGGTATGCACGAAGACCCGACCGCGCGGGTGCGCGAGTTCCGGTCGCGTCGCCGCGGCGTGGCGCGCCGCTCGAGCTCGCCGCGTACCCGGATCCGCGTGGCAATCGGCGACCAGCTGGTCGACACCGCGCTCTCCCGGTTCCTCACGGCCCGGTGGGGCTTCCACGAGCGCCATGTCGGCCGCACGATCTGGACCGCCAACGAGCACCCGCCGTGGCCGCTGGCGCAGGCCGAGCTGCTCGACCTCGACGACGACCTGCTCGCCGGCGCCGGCTTCCCCGACCTCGCCGCACGGCCACCCGACTCGGTCCTCGCGATGCCCTTCGACCACCCGGGCTTCATCACCCGCTTCGGGGGCGCCCGCCGGATCTGA
- a CDS encoding glycosyltransferase, with protein MRIAMLAGGSRGDYQPVLAVARELQARGHDVGVTASSDFAPTLRDAGLAVEEIRVDAMRIYREGTVAERMAGASIGRQVGALRHQAEAMAPELARALVDLWPRYDAVVSTALTFPWAGQLSAHDPRPQVLMLFVPALPSVWGDASMFATRAGRSPRNLLDGLRALGPGMAMGSPVADALADHGVPRGRGLRAARHTLTVPALIAHSPLSSRRAGSAAAGSC; from the coding sequence ATGCGCATCGCGATGCTGGCCGGGGGCAGCCGGGGCGACTACCAGCCCGTCCTCGCGGTGGCCCGGGAGCTGCAGGCGCGCGGGCACGACGTCGGGGTCACGGCGTCGAGCGACTTCGCCCCCACCCTCCGCGACGCCGGGCTGGCCGTCGAGGAGATCCGCGTCGACGCCATGCGGATCTACCGCGAGGGCACCGTCGCCGAGCGCATGGCCGGCGCGAGCATCGGGCGCCAGGTCGGCGCGCTGCGCCACCAGGCCGAGGCGATGGCACCCGAGCTCGCTCGCGCCCTCGTCGACCTCTGGCCGCGCTACGACGCCGTCGTCTCCACCGCCCTGACGTTCCCCTGGGCCGGGCAGCTCTCCGCGCACGACCCGCGCCCGCAGGTGCTCATGCTCTTCGTCCCCGCCCTGCCGTCGGTCTGGGGCGACGCCAGCATGTTCGCCACCCGCGCGGGCCGCTCCCCGCGCAACCTCCTCGACGGCCTGCGCGCGCTCGGCCCCGGCATGGCGATGGGCTCCCCCGTCGCCGACGCCCTGGCCGACCACGGTGTCCCCCGCGGCAGGGGCCTGCGGGCGGCACGGCATACCCTCACCGTCCCCGCCCTCATCGCGCACTCCCCGCTCTCGTCGCGCCGCGCCGGGTCAGCGGCCGCCGGATCGTGCTGA
- a CDS encoding YlcI/YnfO family protein has translation MNTDQNDRMSPEQEHAFYAEPENQEPQGPPQRRKRPLSAPVPVRFPADLLEEVKRAAESDDRSVSAWIRRAVEHELARPA, from the coding sequence ATGAACACTGACCAGAACGACAGGATGAGTCCAGAGCAGGAGCATGCGTTCTACGCCGAGCCGGAGAATCAAGAGCCCCAGGGCCCGCCACAGCGCCGCAAGCGCCCTCTGAGTGCGCCGGTGCCCGTGCGCTTCCCCGCTGACCTGCTCGAGGAGGTGAAGCGCGCGGCCGAATCCGACGACCGTTCGGTCTCAGCCTGGATCCGCCGTGCCGTCGAGCACGAGCTTGCTCGACCAGCCTGA
- a CDS encoding DUF7010 family protein, whose protein sequence is MSGLEDALVELARSNYQGAVFLLAYGTTWLVCAAMWRATEPKWAVTATLFQGMVALPVALGISAWLGMFEARPGGELISRLGILISVSQLLVLPLLIVLTVRGRYTLVPLFFSLAGAVHFVPYAWLYQSLLYILLPIVLALGLAAIYSTDRATADGDDMSTAGAGRVCALTGVALLLTGGFAVAARSNDHQ, encoded by the coding sequence ATGTCTGGCCTCGAGGACGCCCTGGTTGAGCTCGCACGAAGCAACTACCAGGGGGCGGTCTTCCTCCTCGCGTACGGCACGACCTGGCTGGTCTGCGCCGCCATGTGGCGCGCCACCGAGCCCAAGTGGGCAGTGACGGCCACCCTGTTCCAAGGGATGGTTGCCCTACCCGTCGCACTCGGCATCTCGGCCTGGCTAGGGATGTTCGAGGCAAGACCAGGTGGCGAGCTCATCAGCCGGCTAGGGATCCTGATCTCCGTGTCTCAGCTCCTCGTGCTGCCGCTGCTGATCGTGCTGACGGTGCGAGGTCGCTACACCCTGGTTCCGCTCTTCTTCTCCCTCGCCGGAGCAGTGCACTTCGTCCCGTACGCCTGGCTCTACCAGAGTCTTCTCTACATCCTGCTCCCGATCGTTCTCGCGCTCGGCCTCGCCGCCATCTACAGCACCGACCGGGCCACAGCAGACGGAGACGACATGAGCACTGCCGGCGCGGGCAGGGTGTGCGCACTCACCGGCGTGGCATTGCTCCTGACCGGCGGGTTCGCTGTCGCGGCCCGGTCTAACGATCATCAATGA
- a CDS encoding HesB/IscA family protein has protein sequence MTDVTVLPPFQVSQSAVQAIEALGGAVRVDLEDGGCCGTTYVFDLVDPQSEAVAEDVRYGCPGAWLFVSATAAAVLDGALLDYGATLKPPRFRIPRNPNVDHVCPCRRSFGNVWPGPRQPTCRAYLPMPWDAEFQPPQAWRRQTGWTAPHEPPEEK, from the coding sequence ATGACTGACGTGACCGTCCTGCCGCCGTTCCAGGTGTCCCAGTCGGCTGTGCAGGCCATTGAAGCTCTCGGTGGCGCGGTGCGAGTCGACCTTGAGGATGGTGGTTGTTGTGGAACGACCTACGTCTTCGACTTGGTGGACCCACAATCAGAGGCCGTCGCCGAGGACGTCCGGTACGGCTGCCCTGGAGCGTGGCTGTTCGTGTCAGCCACCGCAGCCGCGGTTCTCGATGGTGCCCTGCTCGACTACGGGGCGACCCTCAAGCCGCCACGCTTCCGCATTCCCCGCAACCCCAACGTTGACCATGTCTGCCCTTGCCGGCGTTCTTTCGGCAACGTGTGGCCCGGACCCCGTCAACCGACATGCCGCGCATACCTGCCTATGCCCTGGGACGCCGAGTTCCAGCCGCCTCAAGCCTGGCGTCGACAGACCGGGTGGACAGCGCCGCACGAGCCGCCCGAGGAGAAGTAG
- a CDS encoding DUF4260 family protein, translating to MGPVVSLVLAWLVPGDARWPPFVAVTWAFHSAVDRLLGYGLKFTDSFAHTHLGEIGKKP from the coding sequence GTGGGGCCAGTCGTCTCGCTCGTCCTCGCCTGGCTGGTGCCCGGCGACGCCCGGTGGCCGCCCTTCGTCGCCGTGACGTGGGCCTTCCACAGCGCCGTCGACCGCCTGCTGGGGTATGGACTCAAGTTCACCGACAGCTTCGCCCACACCCATCTCGGCGAGATCGGGAAGAAGCCCTGA
- a CDS encoding DinB family protein, which yields MSDFDARTALRRQLDIEWSFAADLIIGQIDEEAALWSPGGVKRYTVHRTSKGWSADWPGEENDPPMAATMGWVLWHIEWCWTDTLSLVNGDERIEPLEHKWSGGTDEIQRLKERWDQVLATDNLDRLVPWAMPEPQPLGLIAAWLNFELAKNLAEINQLKMLRAAMR from the coding sequence ATGTCTGACTTCGACGCCAGGACCGCCCTCCGGCGGCAGCTCGATATCGAATGGAGCTTCGCAGCCGACCTCATCATCGGCCAGATCGACGAGGAAGCTGCGTTGTGGTCACCGGGAGGGGTCAAGCGCTACACGGTCCACCGGACGAGCAAAGGTTGGTCAGCTGACTGGCCGGGCGAGGAGAACGATCCGCCGATGGCAGCCACGATGGGGTGGGTCCTGTGGCACATCGAGTGGTGCTGGACCGACACCTTGAGCCTCGTCAACGGAGATGAGCGTATTGAACCGCTGGAGCACAAGTGGAGCGGCGGCACAGACGAGATCCAGCGCCTGAAGGAACGGTGGGACCAGGTCCTAGCCACAGACAACCTCGATCGCCTGGTGCCGTGGGCCATGCCAGAGCCCCAACCCCTCGGTCTGATCGCCGCCTGGCTCAACTTCGAGCTCGCCAAGAACCTCGCCGAGATCAACCAGCTCAAGATGCTGCGCGCTGCCATGAGGTAA
- a CDS encoding type II toxin-antitoxin system Phd/YefM family antitoxin has translation METVGLRELKQDALGLLRRVERGEEIVVTVSGRPSARLVPARQSRRLLWEDVVDLFAGAPDAQWAADREWRPKISGKQAHRQRSD, from the coding sequence ATGGAGACGGTAGGACTTCGTGAGTTGAAGCAGGACGCTCTTGGTCTCTTGCGACGTGTGGAACGAGGGGAGGAGATCGTGGTCACCGTCTCCGGTCGACCCAGTGCCAGACTCGTGCCGGCCCGACAGAGTCGGCGGCTCCTCTGGGAAGACGTCGTTGACTTGTTCGCCGGCGCCCCTGATGCTCAATGGGCGGCTGACCGGGAGTGGCGCCCCAAGATCAGTGGCAAACAGGCTCATCGACAGCGGTCCGATTGA
- a CDS encoding helix-turn-helix transcriptional regulator: MPETVNGLRPLRVSRGWSQGRLAKELGVSRQTINAIETGRFDPSLPLAMRLAHTFGRAVEDVFILKQ, translated from the coding sequence GTGCCTGAGACGGTCAACGGCCTTCGACCGCTCAGAGTGTCCCGTGGCTGGAGCCAAGGTCGGTTAGCCAAGGAGCTGGGCGTCTCCCGCCAGACGATCAACGCCATCGAGACCGGGCGCTTTGACCCCAGCCTCCCGCTGGCGATGCGGTTGGCACACACTTTCGGACGCGCGGTCGAGGACGTCTTCATCCTCAAGCAGTAG
- a CDS encoding class I SAM-dependent methyltransferase encodes MDFDDFVRASNQGVDPAVYEIENAAIDRHGVLWAALKDQAPWRGRVLLDLGCGSGFWLPRYRDAGEVIGVEPDVNLLDLARARRAPARVLHGSAEHIPLPDGSVDVVHARFAYFFPHPSFDPTPGLVEVSRVLRPGGRLVVIDNDTEAGEFAALLKASPWAATQGRDTYARDWWADKGARTTPVMSSWEFDTRTDLEAVLRLEFPEALAETWLGRHPDRTALSYGNLIHTWPPD; translated from the coding sequence GTGGACTTCGACGACTTCGTACGCGCCAGCAACCAAGGGGTTGACCCAGCTGTGTACGAGATCGAGAACGCAGCGATCGATCGGCATGGTGTGCTCTGGGCTGCCTTGAAAGACCAGGCACCCTGGCGAGGCCGCGTCCTGCTCGACCTGGGTTGCGGCTCAGGGTTCTGGCTACCCCGGTACCGCGACGCGGGAGAGGTCATCGGGGTGGAGCCGGACGTCAATCTTCTTGACCTCGCACGCGCTCGCCGGGCACCCGCGCGAGTGCTGCACGGCTCGGCCGAACACATCCCGCTGCCCGACGGCTCCGTCGATGTTGTTCACGCCCGGTTCGCCTACTTCTTCCCCCACCCGAGTTTCGATCCCACACCCGGACTTGTCGAAGTCTCCAGGGTCCTCCGACCAGGTGGCCGCCTTGTGGTGATCGACAATGACACCGAGGCAGGAGAGTTTGCCGCACTCCTGAAGGCTAGCCCTTGGGCAGCGACTCAAGGCCGGGACACTTACGCCCGTGACTGGTGGGCTGACAAAGGCGCCAGGACGACTCCCGTCATGAGCAGCTGGGAGTTTGATACCCGCACGGACCTCGAGGCAGTTCTGCGCTTGGAGTTTCCAGAGGCGCTCGCAGAGACATGGCTAGGCAGGCACCCGGACCGAACGGCTCTGTCCTACGGAAACCTCATACACACATGGCCGCCTGACTGA
- a CDS encoding NAD-dependent epimerase/dehydratase family protein: MRIFFTGGSGKAGKHVATYLAEQGHQVTNADLVPLEHPDVADLRVDLTDAGETYSALAGAATMDELELEKKPAYDAVVHFAAVPAILIASDARTYATNVLSTYNVLEAATRLGVRKIVFASSETTYGICFAQGERRPQYVPVDEDHPTVPEDSYAMSKVANEVTARSFQARTGADVYGLRINNVIEPHEYAEMFPDFLDDPSLRRRNIFAYIDTRDLGQMVQRCLEVDGLGYEVFNVANADMSVALTTQEVRERFYDGVELKREMGPDETFYSIDRARELLGYEPQHSWRDVLSDPRPEA; the protein is encoded by the coding sequence ATGCGCATCTTCTTCACCGGGGGCAGCGGCAAGGCCGGCAAGCACGTCGCGACCTACCTGGCCGAGCAGGGTCATCAGGTCACCAACGCCGACCTCGTCCCCCTGGAGCATCCGGACGTCGCCGACCTGCGGGTCGACCTCACCGACGCCGGTGAGACCTACTCGGCGCTGGCGGGGGCGGCGACGATGGACGAGCTGGAGCTGGAGAAGAAGCCTGCCTATGACGCGGTCGTCCACTTCGCGGCGGTGCCGGCGATCCTGATCGCCTCCGATGCCCGCACCTACGCGACGAACGTGCTGAGCACCTACAACGTGCTGGAGGCCGCGACACGGCTGGGTGTCCGCAAGATCGTGTTCGCCTCCTCGGAGACGACCTACGGGATCTGCTTCGCTCAGGGCGAGCGGCGACCGCAGTACGTACCGGTCGACGAGGACCACCCGACGGTGCCGGAGGACTCCTACGCCATGTCGAAGGTGGCCAACGAGGTGACGGCCCGCTCCTTCCAGGCTCGCACCGGTGCCGACGTGTACGGCCTGCGCATCAACAACGTCATCGAGCCGCACGAGTACGCCGAGATGTTCCCCGACTTCCTCGACGACCCGTCGCTGAGGCGGCGCAACATCTTCGCTTACATCGACACCCGCGACCTCGGCCAGATGGTGCAGCGGTGTCTGGAGGTCGATGGGCTCGGCTACGAGGTCTTCAACGTCGCCAACGCGGACATGTCCGTCGCCCTGACCACCCAGGAGGTCCGGGAGCGCTTCTACGACGGGGTTGAACTGAAGCGTGAGATGGGCCCGGACGAGACCTTCTACTCCATCGACAGGGCCCGCGAGCTGCTTGGATACGAGCCGCAGCACTCGTGGCGCGACGTCCTGTCAGATCCTCGGCCAGAGGCCTGA
- a CDS encoding class II glutamine amidotransferase: MCRVLAFIGPETPLENLLLTPENSLVNQALDPESHPELQLAGWGFGAWGEHLAHPEKPFIYRRPMAAFYDDNLERIVPSLRASTMLAHVRAAAYDAKVVLADENCHPFSFEGTRWIVAQNGYLPGWQILQRELLQHCKDEYLKQMAGSTDTEFIYVLLLSLLEGDSDEDVQRAVEELIRLVAGAMDKLDLPGLTKLKLALVSQDRIIGVNAGLGLQGESDPTGDWRELRKSEPGTDDFSLSMLLEPLYFLMGRKFEEDTSTYAFEQCAEDEATGVIFASEALTEDTDGWSQLDFGHIVFLRNEGGRVTKKVEALSV, encoded by the coding sequence ATGTGCCGCGTGCTCGCGTTCATCGGGCCGGAGACCCCGCTGGAGAATCTGCTGCTCACGCCGGAGAACAGCCTGGTCAACCAGGCCCTCGACCCGGAGAGCCACCCGGAGCTGCAGCTGGCCGGCTGGGGGTTCGGCGCGTGGGGCGAGCACCTGGCACACCCGGAGAAGCCCTTCATCTACCGCCGGCCGATGGCCGCGTTCTACGACGACAACCTGGAGCGCATCGTTCCGAGCCTGCGTGCCAGCACGATGCTGGCCCACGTGCGTGCCGCCGCCTACGACGCGAAGGTCGTGCTGGCCGACGAGAACTGTCACCCGTTCTCCTTCGAGGGGACGCGCTGGATCGTCGCGCAGAACGGCTACCTGCCGGGCTGGCAGATCCTGCAGCGTGAGCTGCTGCAGCACTGCAAGGACGAATACCTCAAGCAGATGGCGGGCTCGACGGACACCGAGTTCATCTACGTGCTGCTGCTCTCGCTGCTCGAGGGCGACAGTGACGAGGACGTGCAGCGTGCGGTCGAGGAGCTGATCCGTCTGGTCGCCGGTGCGATGGACAAGCTCGACCTGCCGGGCCTGACCAAGCTCAAGCTGGCGCTGGTGTCGCAGGACCGCATCATCGGCGTCAACGCCGGCCTCGGGCTGCAGGGGGAGAGCGACCCGACCGGCGACTGGCGGGAGCTGCGCAAGTCGGAGCCGGGCACCGACGACTTCAGCCTCTCGATGCTGCTGGAGCCGCTCTACTTCCTCATGGGGCGCAAGTTCGAGGAGGACACGAGCACGTATGCCTTCGAGCAGTGCGCCGAGGACGAGGCGACCGGTGTGATCTTCGCCTCCGAGGCGCTCACCGAGGACACCGACGGCTGGTCGCAGCTCGACTTCGGCCACATCGTCTTCCTGCGCAACGAGGGCGGGCGGGTGACCAAAAAGGTCGAGGCGCTCTCGGTATAG
- a CDS encoding class I SAM-dependent methyltransferase encodes MTQELWDGEAARFDEEPDHGLADPRVRAAWRELLLEVLPSAPARVADLGCGAGTMTRLLTDEGYGVDGLDFSPEMIRLARAKVPEAEFVVGDAADPALETSSYDVVLSRHVLWAMPDPAGALARWVNLLVPGGVVVLVEGNWSTGAGLTAAECERLVRAVRHDVRVRPLFDRVYWGKAIEDERYLIVSTR; translated from the coding sequence GTGACTCAGGAGTTGTGGGACGGTGAGGCCGCACGTTTCGATGAGGAGCCGGACCATGGACTGGCCGATCCTCGGGTTCGGGCGGCGTGGCGAGAGCTTCTTCTGGAGGTGCTTCCCTCGGCGCCGGCTCGGGTGGCCGATCTGGGGTGTGGCGCCGGCACTATGACTCGGCTGCTCACCGATGAGGGGTACGGCGTCGATGGCTTGGACTTCTCGCCGGAGATGATTCGCCTGGCGCGGGCCAAGGTGCCAGAGGCTGAGTTCGTGGTGGGTGATGCGGCAGATCCCGCCCTTGAGACGAGCAGCTACGACGTGGTGTTGAGCCGACATGTTCTGTGGGCGATGCCGGACCCGGCTGGGGCGTTGGCGCGCTGGGTTAATCTGCTGGTGCCGGGTGGAGTCGTGGTGCTGGTCGAGGGGAACTGGTCCACCGGTGCAGGCTTGACTGCCGCTGAGTGTGAGCGCCTGGTGCGGGCAGTCCGTCACGACGTCAGGGTGCGGCCCCTATTCGATCGTGTCTACTGGGGCAAAGCGATCGAGGATGAGCGGTACCTCATCGTCAGCACTCGCTGA
- a CDS encoding glycosyltransferase, with protein MLTGYPFRDSPPGTTLDAGLERFLAAGPPPVYAGFGSQSLRQTQEALRHTIEGALAAGHRVVALRGTGLEERYDERVTFVDGAPHDLLFPRMSAIAHHGGAGTTAEATRSGVPQVVVPFALDQPFFARRAHEIGVAAPPVPVGRTSVDTLRGAFRAVGDSGTRRQAALIGARVRAERGPQAAADRIEATLLRPRRAQRRAGPPSAAPAARIGVLG; from the coding sequence GTGCTGACCGGCTACCCCTTCCGCGACTCGCCGCCCGGCACGACCCTCGACGCCGGCCTCGAGCGCTTCCTCGCAGCGGGTCCGCCGCCGGTCTACGCCGGCTTCGGCAGCCAGAGCCTGCGCCAGACGCAGGAGGCTCTGCGGCACACGATCGAGGGCGCGCTCGCCGCCGGGCACCGCGTGGTCGCGCTGCGCGGCACCGGGCTCGAGGAGAGGTATGACGAGCGCGTCACCTTCGTCGACGGCGCGCCGCACGACCTGCTCTTCCCCCGGATGTCCGCGATCGCGCACCACGGCGGGGCCGGCACGACAGCGGAGGCCACCCGCTCCGGTGTGCCGCAGGTCGTCGTGCCCTTCGCGCTGGACCAGCCGTTCTTCGCCCGGCGGGCGCACGAGATCGGCGTGGCCGCGCCTCCGGTGCCGGTGGGGCGCACCTCCGTCGACACCCTGCGCGGCGCCTTCCGTGCGGTCGGCGACAGCGGGACACGACGCCAGGCGGCGCTGATCGGGGCACGCGTCCGGGCCGAGCGCGGCCCGCAGGCGGCGGCCGACCGGATCGAGGCGACCCTGCTCAGGCCTCGCCGAGCACAGCGACGAGCCGGTCCACCATCCGCCGCGCCTGCTGCTCGTATCGGAGTCCTAGGTTAG
- a CDS encoding antitoxin MazE-like protein, whose amino-acid sequence MPLVARRVRWGPKSWCAVRDVAAFRCTVVTCNVVGMTVKHRVSEYRRRMRARGLRPVQIWVPDVRSERFAQEAERQAALVARADEQSDDQEFVEAVTAPWDEE is encoded by the coding sequence ATGCCGCTGGTCGCTCGGCGGGTGAGGTGGGGACCCAAATCTTGGTGCGCTGTTAGGGACGTAGCCGCCTTCCGCTGCACTGTCGTTACATGTAACGTGGTAGGCATGACGGTGAAGCATCGAGTCAGCGAGTACCGGCGCAGGATGCGCGCACGCGGACTTCGACCCGTGCAGATCTGGGTGCCGGACGTGCGTAGCGAGCGCTTCGCACAGGAGGCCGAACGTCAGGCGGCCCTGGTCGCCAGGGCGGACGAGCAGTCCGATGACCAGGAGTTCGTCGAAGCCGTCACCGCCCCCTGGGACGAGGAGTGA
- a CDS encoding type II toxin-antitoxin system PemK/MazF family toxin: MRRGELWTVAGGVYASKPRPALIVQDDLFEGTASVTVAPLTTTLVDAPLLRVRVAADDFTGLQHDSQVMIDKVTTVRRENVGTRIGRLAPESLVEVERALMAFLGLAR, translated from the coding sequence GTGAGGCGCGGCGAGCTGTGGACCGTCGCCGGGGGTGTCTACGCCTCCAAGCCGAGGCCCGCACTGATCGTGCAGGACGACCTCTTCGAGGGCACTGCCTCGGTGACCGTGGCGCCCCTGACGACGACGCTGGTAGATGCCCCTCTGCTTCGCGTACGCGTCGCCGCCGATGATTTCACCGGCCTGCAGCACGACAGCCAGGTCATGATCGACAAGGTCACCACAGTCCGCCGTGAGAACGTCGGTACCCGCATTGGCCGCCTGGCGCCCGAAAGTCTCGTGGAGGTCGAACGCGCCCTCATGGCTTTCCTCGGCCTAGCTAGGTAG
- a CDS encoding FAD-binding oxidoreductase: protein MTVASDLAGVLGDRLSRDPEELERYAGDSSRAQPEGMPVAVVHAESTADVSATLAWAYANGVRVSVRGAGTGLSGGAVAYAGGLVLSLARMNRIRHIDEVNRLADVEAGVITADLDAAAGRHGLFFPPDPASARTSTIGGNIATNAGGLRCVAHGVTADSVAALEVVLADGRVLQTGARTRKNVAGLDLTSLFTGSEGTLGVITAATVRLKPVPEGDPCTFRVSFDRMTDAGRAVTAIGALPDPPEVLELLDAPSVEIIEAYQPSGLTVPGAAVLVGQTVGPHAQGLAEAIVEICRQHGATDDEIADSDALIEARRLANPALSARGLRVSCDVGVPLSELAAVFAGIEEIARDHGRVVSTVAHAGDGNLHPSVQADDTPEDHAAAEAVIHDITRLALSLGGTVTGEHGIGSLKLHELSWQLDDTARQVQAAIKSALDPQGILTPGRGF, encoded by the coding sequence ATGACCGTCGCCTCCGACCTGGCCGGGGTGCTCGGTGACCGGCTCAGCCGCGACCCGGAGGAGCTGGAGCGCTACGCCGGCGACAGCTCGCGGGCGCAGCCCGAGGGTATGCCCGTGGCCGTCGTCCACGCCGAGAGCACCGCGGACGTCTCGGCGACCCTGGCCTGGGCATACGCGAACGGGGTCCGGGTGTCGGTGCGCGGCGCCGGCACGGGCCTGTCCGGTGGTGCCGTCGCCTATGCGGGCGGGCTGGTCCTGTCGCTGGCGCGGATGAACCGGATCCGCCACATCGACGAGGTCAACCGGCTCGCTGACGTCGAGGCGGGCGTCATCACCGCCGACCTGGACGCCGCCGCGGGCCGGCACGGGCTGTTCTTCCCGCCCGACCCCGCCAGCGCCCGCACCAGCACCATCGGCGGCAACATCGCCACCAACGCCGGCGGGCTGCGGTGCGTCGCGCACGGGGTGACCGCCGACTCGGTGGCCGCGCTGGAGGTGGTGCTCGCCGACGGGCGGGTGCTGCAGACCGGCGCGCGCACCCGCAAGAACGTCGCCGGGCTCGACCTGACCAGCCTGTTCACCGGCTCCGAGGGCACCCTCGGGGTCATCACCGCCGCTACCGTGCGGCTCAAGCCGGTGCCGGAGGGCGACCCCTGCACCTTCCGGGTCTCCTTCGACCGGATGACCGACGCGGGCCGCGCCGTCACCGCGATCGGCGCGCTGCCCGACCCGCCCGAGGTGCTCGAGCTGCTCGACGCCCCCAGCGTGGAGATCATCGAGGCCTACCAGCCCAGCGGGCTCACCGTGCCCGGCGCGGCGGTCCTCGTCGGGCAGACCGTCGGACCGCACGCCCAGGGCCTCGCCGAGGCGATCGTCGAGATCTGCCGGCAGCACGGCGCGACCGACGACGAGATCGCCGACTCCGACGCGCTGATCGAGGCGCGGCGGCTGGCCAACCCGGCACTGTCCGCGCGCGGCCTCCGGGTCTCCTGCGACGTCGGCGTCCCGCTGAGCGAGCTGGCCGCGGTCTTCGCGGGCATCGAGGAGATCGCCCGCGACCACGGGCGTGTGGTGTCGACGGTCGCGCACGCCGGCGACGGCAACCTCCACCCCAGCGTGCAGGCCGACGACACCCCCGAGGACCACGCGGCCGCCGAGGCCGTCATCCACGACATCACCCGGCTCGCGCTGTCGCTCGGCGGGACCGTCACCGGCGAGCACGGGATCGGCTCGCTCAAGCTGCACGAGCTGTCGTGGCAGCTCGACGACACCGCACGGCAGGTGCAGGCCGCGATCAAGAGCGCCCTCGACCCGCAGGGCATCCTGACGCCCGGGCGGGGCTTCTGA